A single genomic interval of Drosophila virilis strain 15010-1051.87 chromosome 2, Dvir_AGI_RSII-ME, whole genome shotgun sequence harbors:
- the LOC6630984 gene encoding uncharacterized protein, with amino-acid sequence MTETDAAVSTAGTGVVPAAGVRFMPPEELAMQSLTKQLYKSRLFRGIYLERCFVEQLGGYRDVIALQRSERDLEKQLLSSAAKLQLFYQRIVPNMWVGITKGSLGSYKHTPHPAQLDTCVWTELSDLAFGEYWFSIRTLRFRGQEVQLKLKMIRAVEADSTSTLRHSLSMKRGSPSRALTSGASPEAGGADDVVSEEKPAQIGLDDFLAVLQQWRQSVVTTVYEFMANDVNKRNIMGTLRFLGLLIFSILSGAVVALRFMGIFAVRFLFELSRFTHTATPIVFKLIEFFNKIVGAFFILIAMIWKDLVVNRGGSAPRQPLESSNHFKSITYEKSESHRRSPRYGSSHYR; translated from the coding sequence ATGACCGAAACGGATGCAGCTGTCAGCACAGCGGGGACAGGTGTGGTCCCAGCAGCTGGTGTCCGATTCATGCCGCCAGAGGAGCTAGCCATGCAATCGCTTACCAAACAGCTATACAAATCGCGACTTTTTCGAGGCATTTACCTCGAGCGTTGCTTTGTCGAGCAGCTTGGTGGGTATCGCGATGTTATAGCCCTGCAGCGCAGTGAACGTGATCTGGAGAAGCAGTTGCTAAGCAGCGCAGCAAAACTCCAACTGTTTTATCAACGCATCGTGCCCAATATGTGGGTGGGTATTACCAAAGGCAGCTTGGGCAGCTATAAGCATACACCACATCCTGCACAGCTGGACACCTGCGTTTGGACGGAGCTCAGTGATTTGGCATTTGGGGAATACTGGTTCAGCATTAGAACACTACGGTTTCGAGGTCAGGAGGTGCAGCTTAAACTGAAAATGATCCGCGCAGTTGAGGCAGACTCAACATCGACACTACGACATTCTCTCTCGATGAAAAGAGGCAGCCCCAGCAGAGCGCTTACATCTGGTGCTAGTCCTGAGGCAGGAGGAGCTGACGATGTCGTCAGCGAGGAGAAGCCAGCTCAAATCGGTCTGGATGATTTTCTGGCTGTTCTACAGCAATGGCGTCAGTCAGTTGTAACGACTGTCTACGAATTTATGGCCAACGATGTGAACAAGCGTAATATAATGGGCACCCTACGTTTCCTGGGTCTGCTTATCTTTTCCATATTGAGCGGCGCAGTTGTTGCGCTACGTTTCATGGGCATCTTTGCTGTGCGGTTTCTTTTTGAGCTCAGCCGATTTACACACACCGCCACACCAATCGTCTTTAAGCTAATCGAGTTTTTCAACAAGATTGTCGGCGCTTTCTTTATATTGATAGCGATGATTTGGAAGGATTTGGTTGTAAATCGTGGTGGATCTGCGCCCAGGCAGCCACTTGAATCAAGCAATCATTTCAAGAGCATTACGTATGAGAAGTCCGAGTCGCATCGTCGCAGTCCACGCTATGGATCGTCACATTATCGGTAA